The Chryseobacterium sp. 52 genome includes a region encoding these proteins:
- a CDS encoding FtsL-like putative cell division protein — MAKRTTNRPQKKLTFIDIIKGNFLNRDEIKTHYKYFLLLFILMMAMIYSNHLVDKKIRIVNALKEETEEYKSRNAYAQSKLIKVKMESELGKEVAKDSLMTLENHPHKLLIKLDSTDAKTK, encoded by the coding sequence TTGGCAAAAAGAACAACAAATCGCCCTCAGAAAAAACTCACTTTTATAGATATTATAAAAGGAAACTTTCTGAACCGTGATGAGATAAAAACTCATTACAAGTATTTTTTACTGTTGTTCATTCTAATGATGGCGATGATTTACAGCAATCACCTCGTCGACAAGAAGATCAGAATTGTCAATGCATTAAAGGAAGAAACAGAAGAATATAAATCAAGAAACGCTTACGCCCAGAGTAAGCTGATCAAAGTAAAAATGGAATCGGAACTGGGGAAGGAAGTAGCAAAAGACTCATTAATGACTTTGGAAAACCATCCTCATAAACTGCTCATAAAACTAGACAGTACAGATGCAAAAACAAAATGA